The Gemmatimonadaceae bacterium genome contains a region encoding:
- a CDS encoding MBL fold metallo-hydrolase, with the protein MKLCVLGSGSKGNSILIQAGQTRILIDAGFSPRGIKARLAAIAVDPRSIEAMIVTHEHVDHMKGVVGCAKRWDWKVYATGGTVTAAEALAGLDVQEMICGETFSIGDFDLATALTSHDASEPVAVFATDRGNGARAAIVYDLGIMTEAVLSGMKGVNLLVLESNHDGEMLRNGPYPAMLRRRIAGSEGHLSNYAAARVARECAHRQLHTVVLAHLSQVNNSVEVATQSMRAALSRTAFRGTITTASQDVPSPTIRLAGGTYSAAGQLSLGL; encoded by the coding sequence ATGAAGCTTTGTGTGCTGGGGAGTGGCAGCAAAGGGAATTCGATACTGATTCAGGCCGGTCAAACCCGCATCCTGATTGACGCCGGTTTCTCTCCCCGGGGAATCAAGGCGCGGCTCGCCGCCATTGCGGTCGACCCCCGGTCGATCGAGGCGATGATCGTGACTCACGAGCATGTCGACCACATGAAAGGAGTGGTGGGGTGCGCAAAGCGGTGGGATTGGAAAGTCTATGCGACGGGCGGGACGGTCACTGCGGCCGAAGCTCTGGCCGGCCTGGACGTTCAGGAGATGATCTGCGGAGAAACATTTTCGATTGGCGATTTCGACCTCGCCACAGCGCTGACATCACATGACGCAAGCGAGCCGGTAGCCGTTTTTGCCACTGATCGCGGAAACGGCGCACGAGCAGCGATCGTTTACGACCTCGGTATCATGACCGAAGCGGTGTTGAGCGGCATGAAGGGAGTCAACCTGCTGGTGCTGGAGTCGAATCACGACGGCGAGATGCTTCGTAACGGGCCGTACCCTGCGATGCTGCGACGCCGCATTGCCGGCAGCGAGGGCCATCTCAGCAATTACGCGGCTGCGCGCGTTGCGCGCGAGTGCGCCCACCGGCAGCTCCACACCGTCGTACTGGCGCATCTGAGCCAGGTTAACAATTCTGTTGAAGTCGCGACGCAGTCCATGAGGGCGGCGCTGTCACGGACGGCATTCCGGGGAACGATTACAACCGCCAGCCAGGATGTGCCGTCGCCAACGATTCGCCTGGCGGGCGGAACGTATTCTGCGGCGGGTCAGCT
- a CDS encoding putative sugar nucleotidyl transferase, with translation MNPLFLFDDAKAREFEPFSLTRPVSELRAGAEIIRARWERVSGLAASGFFGAAHLANFDEAGAPGSALAQRSIPAGTLLVNSRCVVALDATLDGDAAVFSCNGVVCAVRTKRSIDTAGLIQGTLSLGQLADTDDLVEIAGNWLDEVWDLVGYLDVQLATDIPALHARFVDASPGSAVVLGPHGVHCEEGANIEPFVVLDASSGPIMIRRGATISSFSRIVGPCYIGSDTTIVGDAIRGCSIGDVCKVRGEMSGSVMLGHSNKGHTGFVGSSYIGRWVNLGAGTTTSNLKNTYGPVQLVTAAGLRDTGLQFLGSLIGDHAKTGIGSMLTTGCTVGAGANVFGSAASPKWIPPFAWGAAEPYGRYDVEKFARVAERMMSRRHVVLSDKARQAMHDSYQASESTR, from the coding sequence TCCTGTTTGATGACGCGAAAGCACGTGAGTTCGAACCGTTCTCGCTAACCCGCCCCGTCTCGGAGCTGCGGGCCGGTGCGGAAATAATCCGCGCGCGGTGGGAGCGCGTCTCCGGGCTCGCCGCGAGCGGTTTCTTCGGCGCTGCGCATCTCGCAAACTTCGACGAAGCAGGTGCGCCTGGGTCAGCGCTGGCGCAACGCAGCATACCTGCGGGCACGTTGCTCGTGAACTCGCGTTGCGTAGTAGCACTGGACGCGACGCTCGACGGGGATGCTGCGGTGTTCAGCTGCAACGGAGTTGTGTGCGCAGTGCGCACAAAGCGGTCGATCGACACTGCTGGTCTTATCCAGGGAACGCTGTCACTTGGGCAACTGGCGGATACCGATGATCTGGTCGAGATCGCGGGCAACTGGCTCGACGAGGTATGGGATCTGGTTGGATACCTCGACGTTCAGCTGGCCACTGACATTCCCGCGCTGCACGCACGGTTCGTCGATGCGTCGCCCGGTAGCGCTGTAGTTCTCGGACCGCATGGCGTTCACTGCGAAGAGGGAGCGAACATCGAGCCGTTCGTCGTGCTGGATGCATCGTCCGGTCCGATCATGATTCGACGCGGCGCGACTATCTCTTCTTTCAGTCGCATCGTGGGACCGTGTTACATCGGCAGCGATACTACCATTGTCGGTGACGCCATTCGGGGCTGTTCGATTGGGGACGTGTGCAAGGTGAGAGGAGAAATGTCCGGCTCAGTCATGCTTGGCCATTCCAACAAGGGACACACCGGATTTGTCGGAAGCTCATACATCGGCCGCTGGGTGAACCTGGGAGCAGGCACGACCACGAGCAACCTCAAGAACACCTATGGGCCCGTGCAGCTGGTTACTGCTGCGGGGCTTCGGGACACCGGGCTCCAGTTTCTCGGCAGCCTGATCGGCGATCACGCAAAGACAGGCATCGGGTCGATGCTCACGACGGGCTGCACTGTGGGAGCGGGTGCGAACGTATTCGGCTCGGCTGCCAGCCCAAAGTGGATTCCGCCGTTTGCGTGGGGCGCCGCGGAACCGTATGGCCGCTATGACGTTGAAAAGTTTGCCAGAGTCGCTGAGCGCATGATGTCGAGGCGACATGTGGTGCTTAGTGACAAGGCCCGCCAAGCGATGCATGACAGTTACCAGGCGAGCGAATCTACCCGATGA